CGTTGAGCGGCCCAATGCTCATGCGCACGGTGCCATGTATTTTGTCGGTACCCAGCGCTGCATGTGCCAGCGGAGCGCATTGCAGCCCGGCGCGGACAGCAATGTTGTAATCCACATCCAGCATCATTCCCACGTCGGCGGCCTTCAGCCCTTCGATGTTGATACTCAGCACCGGATTCTGGTTTTCGGTATTATTACCACAATACAAAACTGCCCGATCCATCTCTTTCACAGCGTTGCGCAACTTGTCGTAAAGCAGATACTCCTGGCGGTGCAGCTTTTCCATTCCCTGTTCGAGCAGCCATTTGGTGCCGGCATACAGTCCGGCCACACCTAAGATGTTGAGTGTGCCGCATTCGAGGCGGTAAGGATATTCGGTGAGATGAGTTTTTTGTGCAGAGCGCACCCCCGTGCCACCAAAGCGGGTTCCGCGCACGGGCAAATCCTTAGTAACGTATGAGCCGCCGATGCCGGTGGGCCCCATCAAACATTTATGACCGGTAAACACCAAGGCGTCGATGCCCATGGCCTGCACATCTATGGGGACAGCGCCTGCACTTTGGCTGGCATCCACCACGAAAATAACCCCCAGTTGCTTGCAAATGGCACCAATTTCGGCCAGCGGCTGCAATGTGCCAATCACATTAGAACTATGATTTACCACCACCATGCGCGTGTTTTTACGGATGGCTTTGCGAATGTCGTCGGGATGCACGTAGCCATTGGCATCGAAAGCCACGTGGGTAGTTTCGATAATTCCATCCTGCGTAAGATGGTACAACGGCCGCAGCACCGCGTTGTGCTCAAGCAGGGTGGTCACCACATGATCGCCTTTGCGCGCCAGTCCTTGCAAAATCATGTTCAAAGAATCGCTGGCATTGTAGCTAAAAGTTAACCGATTGGGATCATCGCCATTAAAGAGTTCGCACAGCAACTTACGGGTATTGTGTACAACTTCCTCAGTTTCGATAGCTGCATCATAGCCGGAGCGTCCCGGACTAACGCCGTGCCGGCGATAAAATTCGTCCATAAACCGATACACCGCCTCGGGCTTGGGAAACGATGTTGCTGAGTTGTCGAGATAGATTAGTTTGCTCATTTTTTATTCACCTGATAATGCAGTAACTTTTGTTGTTGCAATGCGTAAATTATTAAACGCAGCCTTCGGGTTTGGGAAGCCCGGCCACGCGGCAGGCGCCACGCGAAGGCCCCAGCGGAAAAAGCTCATAAATATCGCGCAGCCGCATGCCGCTCTCTTTGCAGATGGTACGGATCATAGGCGCCATGCCTTTTTCCTGGTAGTTGGTGCGAATGATGTTTATCACCACCCAATGTTTATCGGTCAGTTCTTCTATTCCATCTTCGCGGGCAATCGATTGCGCCACCTCAGCATCCCATATCTCAGGGTTTTTCAGGAAACCGCTACTATCAAACTTTAGTTTATGTTCGTCGAATTGTAAAACTGACATGCTATTTGATTTTTAATAATAATTTTAAAACGTCATCTTAAATAAAAAATTCAAAATCCCCATCTCTAACTTCTTCATTCCGGCCTCAGCCTTCACATCCTGTTAAACCATGAAAACAACCGGCAACAAAAAGGGTTTTATAAAAAAAAATTTATGAGAAAAAAGGCCGCCCAACATTTGAATTAACAGCATTTTAATCCATCACTAAAAATTCCGATTTTGGATGTAAAAAGGCGAAAAAAGCTTACCGACCAGCAACAATTTAAGAAAGGACTTTCCCGAAGGTGACACGCGTGCAGGTTCATTC
This genomic window from Bacteroidales bacterium contains:
- a CDS encoding aminotransferase class V-fold PLP-dependent enzyme — protein: MSKLIYLDNSATSFPKPEAVYRFMDEFYRRHGVSPGRSGYDAAIETEEVVHNTRKLLCELFNGDDPNRLTFSYNASDSLNMILQGLARKGDHVVTTLLEHNAVLRPLYHLTQDGIIETTHVAFDANGYVHPDDIRKAIRKNTRMVVVNHSSNVIGTLQPLAEIGAICKQLGVIFVVDASQSAGAVPIDVQAMGIDALVFTGHKCLMGPTGIGGSYVTKDLPVRGTRFGGTGVRSAQKTHLTEYPYRLECGTLNILGVAGLYAGTKWLLEQGMEKLHRQEYLLYDKLRNAVKEMDRAVLYCGNNTENQNPVLSINIEGLKAADVGMMLDVDYNIAVRAGLQCAPLAHAALGTDKIHGTVRMSIGPLNEEAHVDAAIEAIREIASLPR
- a CDS encoding TusE/DsrC/DsvC family sulfur relay protein, coding for MSVLQFDEHKLKFDSSGFLKNPEIWDAEVAQSIAREDGIEELTDKHWVVINIIRTNYQEKGMAPMIRTICKESGMRLRDIYELFPLGPSRGACRVAGLPKPEGCV